From Carettochelys insculpta isolate YL-2023 chromosome 22, ASM3395843v1, whole genome shotgun sequence, one genomic window encodes:
- the LOC142024334 gene encoding heme-binding protein 2-like isoform X2, with product MMPLRMLQPMAPVLVLVLVWGAWGEREKPEFCSEATECFTFDLICKSSDYEARLYPPSVWVSTCVNSTYTAAKVTGFWRLFRYIQGRNQLGVKIPMTAPVLTRVDEAAGETQEYPVSFLLPAAWQGNPPLPTEPTVYLQQFPMLPVYVRSFGGWLTDAGRRTHIQALDASLGRDARPFDRSWHYSAGYNSPMKLFDRHNEVWRLAQGGLGCTPE from the exons ATGATGCCTCTCAGGATGCTGCAGCCAATGGCTccggtcctggtcctggtcctagtgtggggggcctggggagagag GGAGAAGCCTGAATTCTGCAGCGAAGCCACTGAGTGTTTCACCTTTGATCTCATCTGTAAGAGCTCTGACTATGAG GCCCGGCTTTACCCCCCCTCAGTGTGGGTCAGCACCTGCGTGAACAGCACATACACAGCTGCCAAGGTCACCGGCTTCTGGCGCCTCTTCCGCTACATCCAGGGCCGTAACCAGCTGG GTGTGAAAATCCCGATGACAGCACCAGTCCTGACCCGGGTCGACGAGGCTGCTGGGGAGACTCAGGAGTACCCTGTCTCtttcctgctgccagcagcatggcagggcaaCCCCCCGCTGCCCACGGAGCCAACT GTTTACCTTCAGCAGTTCCCCATGCTGCCTGTCTATGTCCGGTCCTTTGGGGGGTGGCTCACAGATGCCGGTCGAAGGACCCACATCCAGGCCCTTGATGCCTCCTTGGGACGGGACGCCCGGCCCTTCGACCGCTCCTGGCACTACTCGGCTGGCTACAACAG ccctATGAAGCTGTTTGACCGTCACAATGAGGTCTGGCGCCTGGCACAGGGGGGCCTGGGCTGCACCCCAGAGTGA
- the TAPBP gene encoding tapasin, producing the protein MALLAPLPALALLLPGLAVCLAAAGHSQLSCWFVEEAGRGVGVMPSSVTQRQALLLLRATRVGHPEMEHKVPHDLEPGMVFDITDPAGALHRIPLPAEGGPKKGELPSCEINAYVPQEAHVPWAAGLTPEHRSPLGLGGPWFISSIQAPAQGYGTSTVLKADKEAVSQQPAVTMATAVLSVFSHTPHLSSRLGRDVLLDCGFTAPPGPFSVEWRYQYRGAGRVVLAYDGTSGRAHVAEEGAQLFLEQGRAGADTNVSLRLHQVGVQHEGTYICTIYLPHLHAQQALELRVMEPPVVMLHPDPLLVSPGSPAELACEISGYFPLDAAVSWLRRGPDGARDALLEYVTETWESGHRRGPDGTYSLSSFARLAPVQPGDHGAAYSCHVTHVALATPVRKSVQLHVAGATGPSLEDAIGMFLAAFLLYGLFRLLGNKVCPSGANEKTKKAE; encoded by the exons ATGGCCCTGCTCGCCCCCCTgccggccctggccctgctcctgcccg GGTTGGCTGTGTGCCTGGCTGCCGCAGGGCACTCTCAGCTGAGCTGCTGGTTCGTGGAGGAGGccgggaggggtgtgggggtgatgcCCAGTTCCGTGACCCAGCGCCAGGCGCTACTGCTGTTGCGGGCGACAAGAGTGGGGCACCCTGAGATGGAGCACAAGGTGCCCCATGACCTGGAGCCAGGCATGGTCTTCGATATCACAG ATCCTGCAGGGGCCCTGCACCGCATCCCCCTTCCAGCAGAGGGGGGCCCCAAGAAGGGGGAGCTGCCATCCTGCGAGATCAATGCCTACGTGCCGCAGGAGGCCCACGTGCCCTGGGCAGCCGGCCTCACCCCTGAGCACCGCAGCCCCCTGGGCCTTGGAGGCCCCTGGTTCATCAGCAGCATCCAGGCCCCGGCCCAGGGCTATGGCACCAGCACTGTCCTCAAGGCTGACAAGGAGGCCGTGTCCCAGCAACCAGCAGTCACTATGGCAACAG CCGTGCTGTCTGTGTTCTCCCACACCCCGCACCTGAGCTCTCGCCTGGGCCGTGATGTGCTGCTGGACTGCGGGTTCACAGCACCACCCGGCCCCTTCTCAGTGGAGTGGCGCTACCAGTACCGGGGTGCTGGGCGCGTGGTGCTGGCCTACGATGGCACGTCAGGCCGGGCCCACGTGGCCGAGGAGGGGGCACAGCTattcctggagcagggcagggcgggtGCAGATACCAACGTCTCCCTGCGGCTGCACCAGGTTGGAGTGCAGCATGAAGGCACCTACATCTGCACCATCTACCTGCCCCATCTCCacgcccagcaggccctggagctgcgAGTCATGG agcccccggtGGTGATGCTGCACCCTGACCCCCTGTTGGTGAGCCCCGGGTCGCCGGCTGAGCTGGCCTGTGAGATCTCTGGCTATTTCCCGTTGGATGCGGCAGTGAGCTGGCTGCGCCGGGGCCCAGACGGGGCGCGTGATGCCCTCCTGGAGTATGTGACTGAGACCTGGGAGTCAGGGCACCGGCGTGGCCCTGATGGCACCTATAGCCTGAGCAGCTTTGCCCGCCTGGCACCCGTCCAGCCCGGTGACCACGGAGCCGCCtacagctgccatgtgacccacgTGGCCCTGGCCACGCCTGTCCGAAAGAGTGTCCAGCTCCACGTGGCAG GTGCCACTGGCCCTTCTCTGGAGGATGCCATTGGGATGTTCCTGGCTGCGTTCCTGCTCTATGGGCTCTTCCGCCTCCTCGGAAACAAGG TCTGTCCCTCTGGTGCCAATGAGAAAACCAAG AAAGCTGAGTGA
- the LOC142024334 gene encoding heme-binding protein 2-like isoform X1 yields the protein MPYSTSAMMPLRMLQPMAPVLVLVLVWGAWGEREKPEFCSEATECFTFDLICKSSDYEARLYPPSVWVSTCVNSTYTAAKVTGFWRLFRYIQGRNQLGVKIPMTAPVLTRVDEAAGETQEYPVSFLLPAAWQGNPPLPTEPTVYLQQFPMLPVYVRSFGGWLTDAGRRTHIQALDASLGRDARPFDRSWHYSAGYNSPMKLFDRHNEVWRLAQGGLGCTPE from the exons ATGCCCTACTCCA CTTCTGCCATGATGCCTCTCAGGATGCTGCAGCCAATGGCTccggtcctggtcctggtcctagtgtggggggcctggggagagag GGAGAAGCCTGAATTCTGCAGCGAAGCCACTGAGTGTTTCACCTTTGATCTCATCTGTAAGAGCTCTGACTATGAG GCCCGGCTTTACCCCCCCTCAGTGTGGGTCAGCACCTGCGTGAACAGCACATACACAGCTGCCAAGGTCACCGGCTTCTGGCGCCTCTTCCGCTACATCCAGGGCCGTAACCAGCTGG GTGTGAAAATCCCGATGACAGCACCAGTCCTGACCCGGGTCGACGAGGCTGCTGGGGAGACTCAGGAGTACCCTGTCTCtttcctgctgccagcagcatggcagggcaaCCCCCCGCTGCCCACGGAGCCAACT GTTTACCTTCAGCAGTTCCCCATGCTGCCTGTCTATGTCCGGTCCTTTGGGGGGTGGCTCACAGATGCCGGTCGAAGGACCCACATCCAGGCCCTTGATGCCTCCTTGGGACGGGACGCCCGGCCCTTCGACCGCTCCTGGCACTACTCGGCTGGCTACAACAG ccctATGAAGCTGTTTGACCGTCACAATGAGGTCTGGCGCCTGGCACAGGGGGGCCTGGGCTGCACCCCAGAGTGA